In Afipia carboxidovorans OM5, the sequence CGGCATCCGACAGCGTCGAGGTCGGTGCGCCGTTGACATAGACCTCGCCGGAATCCGGCTGCTCGAGAAGCCCCGCGATGTGCAGCAGCGTCGACTTGCCGGTGCCAGACGGCGCCACCAGCGCCACCGACTGCCCGGCCCACAGCGCAAGCTTTGCACCCGACAGGATGGTGAGCGTCGTCTCGCCCTGGCGGTACTGGCGATGGATGTCGTGGAGGAACACCACCGGCGCATCGTGATCCACTTGCATCGGCGCGCTCACTCGTACCTTAGGGCTTCGATGGGATCGAGCCGCGCCGCGCGCCATGAGGGATAGAGCGTGGCGAGGAACGACAGCGTCAGCGCCATGATGACCACCGCGGCGGTTTCACCGGCGCTGATCTCGGCGGGCAGCTTCGACAGAAAATAGAGTTCGGGCGAGAAAAGCTCGGTGTTGGTCAGCCACGAGATGAACTGGCGGATCGTCTCGATGTTGAGGCAGACCACGACGCCGAGCAGGAAGCCGACCAGCGTGCCGACGACACCGATGGCCGCGCCCGTAATCAGGAAGATGCGCATGATGGAGCCCTGCGTCGCCCCCATGGTGCGCAGGATCGCAATGTCGCTGCCCTTGTCCTTCACCAGCATGATGAGGCCGGAGATGATGTTGAGCGCCGCCACCAGCACGATCAAGGTGAGAATCAGAAACATGACGTTGCGCTCGACCTGCAGCGCGTTGAAGAACGTCGAGTTACGCTGCCGCCAGTCGACCATGAAGATCGGCCGCTCGGCTGCCTCCGCCACAGATTTGCGATAGGCATCCACCTTGTCGGGGTTATCGGTATAAATCTCGATCGCGGTGACGTCGCTCGGCCGGTTGAAATAGGCCTGCGCTTCGACAAGCGGCATGAACACGAACGAGGAATCGTATTCGGACATGCCGATCTCGAACACGGCGGCGACCTTGTAAGGCTTGATCCGCGGCGTGGTGCCCATTGGCGTCACCGCGCCGCGCGGGGCCACCAGCGTCACGGTATCGCCGGCGCGCAGCGAGAGCTGGTCGGCGAGGCGGCGGCCGATGGCGACACCCTGCCCCTCATCGAAACCTTCAAGCGTGCCCTGCTTGATGTTCTTCGCAATCGAGGTGAGCTTGTCGAGGTCGGCGGAGCGAATGCCGCGCACCAGCACGCCCGAGGCATTGAACGGCGAGGACGCCAGCGCCTGCCCCTCGACGATGGGCGCGGCGAGGCGAACGCCGGTGACGCCGTTGATGCGGTCGGCGACATCCTTCCAGTCGGTGAGCGGCGATTCCAGCGGCTGGACCAGAAGGTGGCCGTTGAGGCCGAGGATCTTGTCGAGCAGTTCCTTGCGGAAGCCGTTCATCACCGCCATCACGATGATGAGCGTCGCGACGCCCAGCATGATGCCGAGAAAAGAGAAGCCGGCGATGACGGAGATGAATCCTTCCTTGCGCCGCGCCCGCAGATAGCGGGCGGAGATCAGCCACTCGAAGGCGGCAAAGGGCGCAGTCCGAACCGGCTCACTCATCAAATCTGTCCATCGCCCCGGATTTCATGCGAATCAGGCAAATTGTAGTCCACGCGCCTCATTGCGCCGCCCCCGCGGCACAATGATTCACCGCTCAATTGCTTCGCGTCGTTCGGGCTGCGGCTTTACCGCAAGCTCAAGCTTTCGCGCCAAACCGCGCGAGCGCGTCCTCAGGGCTCATCAGTTCGCGGCTGCCATCGGCGCGGCACTTGATCTCGACCTTGCCTTCGGCGAGACCCTTCGGCCCGATCAGGATCTGCCACGGAATGCCGATCAGATCGGCGGTCGCGAATTTACCGCCGGGGCGCTGGTCGGTGTCGTCATAGAGAACATCGACGCCGTTTGCCGTGAGTGCCCGATAGAGTTTCTCACAGGCGGCATCGGTATCCGAGGCGCCCTGCTTGAGGTTGAGGATCGCCACCGTGAACGGCGCCACCGCCTCCGGCCACTTGATGCCGTTCTCGTCATGGCAGGCCTCGATGATCGCGCCGACGAGACGCGACACGCCGACGCCGTAGGAGCCGCTGTGCACCGGCTTCTCAACGCCGTCCGGACCCACCACGAGGGCCTTCATCGAGTCGGAATATTTGGTGCCGAAATAGAAGATCTGGCCGACTTCAATGCCGCGGGTGTTGACGCGCTTCTCGGCCGGGACCTCCGTCTCATAGCGCGCGGCGTCATGCACGTCCTCGGTCGCGGCATAAAGCTCGGTCCACTGCTTGATGATCGGCGTGAGGTCGCTGTCGTAATCGACATCCTCGCCCGGCACCGGCAGATCGAGCACGTCCTTGTTGCAGAACACGCCGGACTCACCCGTCTCCGCCAGCACGATGAACTCGTGCGACAGGTCGCCACCGATCGGACCCGTTTCAGCACGCATCGGAATGGCCTTCAGCCCCATACGCGCGAAAGTCCGCAGATAAGCGACGAACATCTTGTTGTAAGACAGACGTGCCGCCGCCTCGTCGAGGTCGAACGAGTATGCGTCCTTCATCAGGAATTCGCGGCCACGCATGACGCCGAAACGCGGGCGCTGCTCGTCGCGGAACTTCCACTGGATGTGATAGAGATTGAGCGGCAGGTTGCGATAGGACTTCACATAGCTGCGGAAGATTTCCGTAATCATCTCCTCGTTGGTCGGCCCGTAGAGGAGTTCGCGCTTGTGGCGGTCGGCGATGCGCAGCATCTCCGGGCCGTAGGCATCGTAGCGCCCGCTCTCGCGCCACAGGTCGGCCAGTTGCAGCGTCGGCATCAGAAGCTCGATCGCGCCCGCCCGGTTCTGCTCCTCCCGCACGATCCGCTCGATCTTCTTCAGCACCCGGAAGCCGAGCGGCAGCCAGGCATAGATACCCGCCGCCTCCTGCCGTAGCATGCCGGCGCGCAGCATCAGGCGGTGGGAAGCAATCTCCGCCTCCTTGGGCGTCTCCTTGAGGATGGGGAGGAAATAGCGCGTGAGCCGCATGGGAAAGCACTCTGGAATCGAGGGACGGAGAGCCGTCACTGAAACCGGATTGGCGGGCAAAAGACAAGGCTTTTACCAGCGCAGCCGGCCGAAGCGCCGGCCCGCAGGCCGACGTTCCTTTCAGACCGGATCAATGCCCCTTGTGGGTGCTGTCTCCCTTTATCGCGCCGCTGCCGTGATCTCCGGCACCCGGCGCCTTGGCCCCGATGGATTCGACCGTGAACCCGACATCGACCGCTCCCGCTTTTTCAAAGTGCAGCGTACCCTCGATAATGCTGCCCTGCTTGAGAGGTGCCTTCAGCCCCATCAGCATCAGATGATTGCCTTCGGGGTTGAGCTTCACGGTCTGGCCCGGCTTGACCTCGACGCCATTCGGCAATGGGCGCATCTTCATGACGCCGCCATCCATTTTCATCTCATGGATTTCGACGTGATCCGCACTCGACATGGAGACGCCCGTCAGCCGGTCGGCGGTCTTCCCGTTGTTGGTGATCGAGAGATACGCGCCGCCGACCTTGGCACCGGCCGGTGTCGCCCGTGCCCAGGGCTGGACAACGGTCAAATCGCCAGCCTTGACGTCGCGCGCGGAGGCCGGTGTCACCACACCAACCGCGAGAACCATCATTGCGCCTCCAAAGATGCGCATCATCTTCTGCATCACTTCTTTCCTTCGCTTGCTGCCCATTTTTCCAGATTTGAAATGTCCGCCGATCCCTCGATCGTGGTGATCGTGCCATCAGCGGTGATCAGGAGCGTACGGGGGATGTCGCCCTGCCATTTCGGATCGATCTCGTAGCGCAGCCGCTCGGCATAGGAATCCCCGAACATCCAGCGCTCGGTCTTGTCGAGCCCTGCCTTGTCGAGCATCGCCGTTACGGCCTGGATGCTGTTCGGAACCAGATCGGCATCGATCATCACGACATCGATGCCGGGATGCGCTTTCGCGAATTTGCCGAGCTCAGGCAACTCGACCTTGCAGGGCCCGCAGGTGACGCCCCAGAAATGCACCAGTGTCGGGCGGCCCGCATGCGCGGCGCGGATCGCCTGCCAGCTTCCCCGCTCGAACGGCTTGATCTCCGTGGCCGAGGCAGACGTGGCGTTGCTCGCGAGAACGAGCAGCCCAAGGAGAGCCACAAACGCATATCGCATCATCTGTGTCATGAGCCCTGCCCGATCTGCTGGAAGCGGTAGCCGTCCGCTTTCGTCATCCACGACAGGAAGACGTTGCGGCCATAGCTCACGAGCAAGGGATGATCCGAGGTGTCCGCCGTGGTGGCGATCACCTGCGGCGGCGACCATGTCTTGCCGTCGTCGGCTGACTGCATCGCCTTCACCGTGGTCTTCTCGCCGTCGAACTCCTTCCACGCGACATAAGTGCCCTTGGCGGTCGCCAGCACGATGCCACGCGAAGGATTGCGCGCGGGATCGCCCAGCGCGACGGGTTCGGAGAAGGTCGCTCCGCCATCAGTCGAGCGGGCGTAGAACAGCCCCTGCCGCGCCTTGCCGTTGGTGTACCACGTCGCGTGATAGGTGCCGGTCGATGCAATCGACAGGCTCGGCCCCTGATGCGGACAGGCCGAAATCTTCCAGTTGTCGTTGCTGACACGATGGAGCGGCCCAGGCGTCGCCGCATCCTTGAAGGTGATGACGGCATGATCGCGCACGCTGCCGTCAAAGATATTGCGGAAGATCACGACCGGTTGTCCCGGCCCCGCGAAGGCAACGCCGATGCGACAGCATTCGCAGGTGTTGTCTTTGGCAAGGTTCGCCTTGGAGTAAACCGCGCCGTCCTTCGAGGTGGCGAAGAACAACGCCGCGCCGTCATAGGCCTCGCCTTTCTTCTTCGCCGGCGCACGGTTGCGTTTGTCGAGCCACGCGGCAAACACCGAGCCGTCGGAATCGAGCGCCAGCGCGGCGAAGCGCTGGCTCGTCTTGTCGGAGGTGATCGGCTTCATTGGTTCAAAGCTCGCGCCGCCGTCGATCGAGCGTGTGGTGAACACCTCGCCGTTGAACGCCTTGTCACGAAACGCCGCGAACGCCACGATGAGTTCGCCCTGCTTGTCGACGACGATCTTCGGCCGGGCATCCGGCCCCCAGTCGAGATCGAGGGTCTTGTTCGTCACGGCAATCGGCGCGCTGAATGTCTTGCCAGCATCGGCGGAATGCGCGACTGCAATCCGCCCACCCGCCATCATCACGACCCAGAGCTTGCCGTCCGGCCCGAACGCCGGCGTCACCTTGGTCGCGCAACGCAACGCCACTTCCGCACAAGCCGCCGCATCACCATGCGACCCGCTCTTGTGGCCGTGCGCCTGAACCGCACCGAGGCCAAGCACGGCCGCAGCACATACGATCCATCCATTTCTGAGAATCTGTTTCATCGGAACGCCACCTTCATGCCGGCAACGAACGTACGCGGCGATCCCGCGTAGATCGAGCCTGTCCGGTTCGCCAGAATGTTCGCGGGGTCCTGAACGCCAGCGCTCGTCACGCTGTTGCCGATGTTGTTGGCCGAGGCGATATAGGTCTTATCGAACAGGTTGCGGACCTCAAAGTAAACATTGAGTGTCTTGAAGACGTCCGACTTCACGTCTGTCTTGTAGTGCACGTTGAGATTGACGAGTTCGTAGCCCGGCGCTTTCAGGATGTTGGCGTTGTCCATGTAGAAGGCGTCCTTCCACTGGACTTCGACGAACGCGCCGAGCCCGGCATAGATGCCCGCCGTCTCGTCATAGCCGAGACGCGCTGTGAGTTCGTTCGGCGAGATACCGGGAATCTTGTTACCGGCACGATCGAAGCTATAGGCGGTGACGCCACCGCGAATGACCTCCGTGTACTCGGTATAGATCTGATCGAGATAGGTATAGGCGAGCGTCGCGCGCCAGCCGGGATGGAAACGCCAGTCGGCGGCAAGCTCGATGCCGCGATGCTCCGAGCGCGGCGCGTTGAACATGTAACTCGCATTCGCCGCACCGACCGGTGTTGCCTGCGAGACAAGCTCGTTGCGGAAGAACTCGTAGAAGCCGGTGAGACTGACCTTGAACGTCTTGTTCGGCGTCCAGTCGAGGCCGAGGTCGTAGCCGACATTCCGCTGCGGCATCAGGCCGGTGTTGTTGCCGTTACTGCCGTCCGCCAGCACGAACAGATTGCCGACCTGCGGCGTGCCGTAGCCGGTGCCGACACGCGCACGGCCCTGCCACTCATTGTTGAATTTGTAGAGCAGCGCTAGCTCCGGTGCGAGATTGGTGAACTGCCGGTCGACGCTCGTGAGCGCGGGCACCGCTGTCGGATCGCCGGCGACCGGATATCTCAGCGCGGTGTTCACGCCCTTGAGATGCGTGACCTCCCAGCCGAGCCCGCCGATTGCGGTCAGCGCGTCGGTGAGCTTGACCTCCTCGCGCGCACGCAAGCCGAAATTGCTGTGGGTGCCGGTGACGTTGGAAGACAATAGCCCCAGCGTCGCATCGCCGCCGGGCATCACGTTGAAGGTGTTCCCGGACCAGTTCAGCGTGTTGTAGAAGCCGCCGAAATAACTTGTCGTCTCGAATCCGAACAATTCGCCGCGGCGGGTGATGTCGCTGATGAAATTGTAGGACGGATAATCGCCGATCGCGCTCGTTGCTCCGGTGGGCTGGTTGATGTTGCGATCGTCGAACACGAGCTGGTTGCGCCAGGTCGTCTGGTTGTCGAAGTCATGCTCCCAGCGTGCGCCGATGATGGTGCGGCGGTCGGTGCGGCCAAGACCCGCCTGCTCCGCCGTCTGGTTGGTACGGGAGCCATTGAAGCCGTTGTCGAACAGCGACACCGTCGCGCAACCCTGCGGCGCGACGCCGCCTACAGCCGCAGAACAGCCGCGCTGGAACGGATTCACCCCGAACTGATTGAGCGACAGCCGGATCGGCAGCCGCGCATCCAGGTTGTTGTTGATGATCTTCAGCGTGAAGCGGTCATCCGGCGTCGCCTGATAGGTGCCGAGGAAGTTCACAGTCTGGGTGTTGAACCAGCTATTGCCGATGAAGCCGTCACCGCGTGCATCGCTGGCAAACAAAGAGGCCTCGAAGTTGCCAACCTTCTTGCCGACGGCGAGATAGTTGTTGAGATAACCGAAGCTGCCGCCATCGACACCGTATTCGACGCCGTCGATCTCCCGCCCCGGCCGGGTGCGGAAATTGATCGCGCCGCCGGTGGCGTAATTGCCGTAGAGCGCCGAGGATGGACCGCGGATCACATCGATCGCACCATAGGCGTGCGGATCGATCAGATCGCTTCGGGAGAGGCCATCGGGCTGCGTGACGGGAAAGCCGTCATCGAAGATCACCATGTTGCGGATGGCGAAGCCGTTGCGCGCATTCGAGCCGCGAATCGAGATGCCGAAATCGCGCGGACCGTTGCCCTGCTTCACGGAGATACCGGGGCTGTCGCGCAACACGTCGCTTACCGAAAACGATGGACGATTGTCGAACTGGCGATGATCGATAGTCGTCGCGGTCTGCCCGGAGGGCGACTGCGTAAGACCGGCAAGCGCTCCCGCCGGGGTGACGCTGCCACCCGTGACAATGACTCGCGGAGGCGTTGTTGACGCGTCGGCGGCGGAGCGCGACGCGCGTGGCGCGGTCGCGGCTCGCACGCGCGGCTTTTTGGGCTTGGCCCGCGCGGCACGCGGAGCCTCGACCGTCAGCTCGGGCAGAACATGCCCCGCCTCGTGGTCAGCGAGAACGGATGATGGAGCGGCCAAGATAGCGCCGCAGGTGGCAAGGAGCGTGACGCTCCCAAAGGAATGAAGTCTGGACACGGAATAATTCCTGATGGCCGCTCAGCGGCCGCGTCGAACAACGAACAGCAGGCTTGCACCGCCGTTCGCACGGAGAGGTCAACGATCAGGAAAAGAGAGGCGGGCCGCGCGCATGCGGCCGGTCATGCAGGCCATTATCAGAGTCCGGCGTCAGGCTTTCGAGCCAGACGACACGCTGATAGTCGCGCTGAATGACGACATAGGGAGCTTCGGGATGATCGAGCGGCGTCGCAACATGCGCGAGCACGCAGAGCGGGCAGCAGGTCTGGTGGACGGCATTCGGTGCAACGTCAGCGGCCGTATCGCCAGCCATATCACCATGCGTGCCGGCGCAGATGATCGCGCCGCCAAACGGGTCCTGCATCGCGGCGCTTGCGACACGCATCATCGCGATCGGCGCAAGAAGCTGCACCAACACCGCGATCATGACGATGGGAGCGAGACGTCCCAGCCGCTTGCGCATGGCATTCCCTACCCGGCGAGAAAACCGGACGTCCTGACTAAGCACGGCGATCTCGAAATGTCGATATCCCGCTCTCTGGCTAGGAAAATTCTCATCGCGAAATAAAAATTCAAAGCCTGACTCCAATATGAATTTTGTTTCCAAAAAAGATGACAAGCCGATAATCTTGCGCTAGACAGGTTCGACAGACGGGCAGACGGCAACAAGCCGCTCCTGCTGTGGTCTAAGTCTTGGGAGGAGGCCCGACGCGCACAACGCAGCGTCATCCCCGTCTAAACAACGATAGATCTCAATCGCATCGGGGACTCAGGGTCGTGACGTTTAAGCAGCAGGGCATCGGGCCCTGCTCTTTTTTTTGTCTGCTCGTTTCATAAAGCAATCCTGCGCCTGCAGCCCCTCACCCACCTTGCTTTGGATCAAATGCGTCTCGATCGGCATGGCTTGCGGAGCGGCCATGCGTTTGCGACTCGCGAACACATCTCGTGCCACGAGCTAATTCCGCGAGGGAACCGTGCGACGATCAGAAGGGAATGCCGACCGCCTTGCTCACGCGGTCGATATTGAGGAAGCCCGCGTAATAGGCATAGAGCAGGCAGGCAAAGAGGGCCGACGAGATCAGCGTGGTCCAGATCAGCTTGCGGCCCATCCGGGCCATGATCGGTGCACCGGGATCGGTCCCCGCCGCCATCCCCTCGCCCTCGTGCTGGCCACGCACGCCGAACGGCAGCACGGTGAACAGCACGAGCCACCAAACAATGAAATAGATCGCGAATGCCGACCCGATGGTCTGGACCATCTATGCCTCCTCGATCTCGATCAGCGTTCCCGAAAAGTCCTTCGGGTGGAAAAACAACACCGGCTTGCCGTGAGCGCCGGTGCGCGGCTCGCCGTCACCCAGCACCCGCGCGCCCTGCGCCGCCAGCGTGTCCCGCGCGGCAATGATATCATCAACCTCAAAGCAAAGGTGATGGATGCCGCCATCGGGATTCCGTTCAAGGAACCTGGCGATCGGCGAGGCCTCGCCGAGCGGCGCAAGCAGTTCGATCTTGGTGTTGGGCAGGGTCACGAACACGGTGGTCACGCCATGCGCGGGCAACGGCTCCGGCGCGGAGACGTCCGCACCGGCGGCAACGTAGATCGCCGCCGCCTGCTGCAGATCACGCACGGCAATCGCCACATGGTTAAGCCGGCCGAGCATCCCTCGCCTTTCAGACCTCAAGAACGTGAACGACGCAGACGACCTTCTTACCCCACTGCTCGGCAATCGCCGACCGGACGGCACGCCGCACCGCCTCGCCGACCGCATCGGGATCGCCCCGCTTGGCACGCGGCAGGTTCTCGAAGGTCGAAACCGCGACGTCGTACACCAGTTCGTCGATCAATTCACCGGCGGTGTTGCGTTCCGGAATACCGATCAGGTCGACCTGCGGGTCGTCGGCAAGCTCGCCCTTCTCGGTCAGCGCCAACGCGACAAAGGCACTTCCCGCGAAAGCCAAACGGCGACGTGCAACCACGGCGCGAGAATTCTGGTCCTCCAGAATCTTGCCGTCCTTGTAGAGCCGCCCTGCCGGCACCTCTTCGACAATCGCCGGTTCGCCCGGCCCAAGCCGCACCAGATCGCCGTTCTTGCAGATCATCACCTTGGGCACGCCGCAGGCGCGCGCGAGGTCGGCGTGCTCGGACAGATGCAGCGCCTCGCCATGCGCCGGAATGAGAAGCTGCGGCCGCACCCATGAGATCAACTCGCGCAGTTCCTCGCGGCGCGGATGGCCGGAGACATGCACGAGATGCGTCCGGTCGGTGATCACTTTGATACCGCGGGTGACGAGATTGTTGATGATGCCGCCGACCGCTCGTTCGTTGCCGGGAATGGTGCGCGAGGAGAAGATCACGGTGTCGCCCTTGTTGAGCGTCACGTCGGGATGATCGTCGTTCGCAATGCGCGCCAGTGCCGCGCGCGGCTCGCCCTGGCTGCCGGTGCACAACGCGAGCACCTTGTCCGGCGGGAAATGGCCGTAATAGTCCGCCCCGCGGAACGGCGCGACGCCATCGAGATAGCCGGTCTCGCGCGCGACCTGCGCCACGCGCTCCATCGCCCGGCCGATCAGCACCACTTCACGCTCGGCCTCGCGGGCGGCCTCCGCCACGGCGCGCAGCCGCGAGACGTTGGAGGCGAACGTCGTCACCGCCACGCGGCCCTTCGCGGCCTTGATGATCTCGGTGAGACTGCGAGCGACCTCCCGCTCCGAGGGCGAGCGGCCTTCCCTCACGGCATTGGTGGAATCGCCGACCAGCGCCAGCACGCCCTCGTCGCCGATCTCGCGCAGCCGCTTTTCATTGGTCGGCTCGCCAATCAGCGGCGTCGGATCGAGCTTCCAGTCGCCGGTATGCAGCACGACACCTTCGGAGGTGCGGATCGCCAGCGCATGCGATTCCGGGATCGAGTGCTGCACGGCGATGAATTCGACGTTGAACGGCCCGACATCGATCCGTGCGCCGGATTCGACCACCGTGACAGGAATGTTCGTCGGGGTGCGTTCGGCTGCGCACTTCGCCTCGAACAGCGACGCAGAGAATTTCGTGGCGTAGATCGGGCATTGCAAGCGCGGCCACAGATCGATGATCGCGCCGAAATGGTCCTCATGAGCGTGGGTCAGGACGAGGCCGACCAGATTCTTACGTTCGGATTCCAGAAAGCGAATATCCGGCATCACGATCTCGATGCCGGGCAGATGCTCCTCATTACCGAAGGAGACGCCGAGATCGACCGCGAGCCACGAACGCTGCCGGCCCTTGCCGAGGCCGTAGAGCGACAGGTTCATGCCGATCTCGCCGATGCCACCGAGCGGCACAAAACTCAATTCATCAGCACGCGCCATTACGCTGCCCCCGCGGACGCCGCCGCACCGAAATAAACATCGCCCGCGGCGATCCGTGTCTGCTGCCCGTCGCGCGACAGCACCAGATGGCCGCCCTCGTCGATGGTCTCGAAATAACCTTCCACCAGCCGCTCGCCCTGCCGCACCTTGAGCGGCGCGCCGAGTCCGGCGGCGCGTGTCAGCCACTGCGCGCGGATTGCCGCAAAGCCACGGCCGTGATCCCACAGCGCGAACCATTCGGCCCAGGCATCGGAGAGCGCCGCGAACAGCGCCGGCGCATCCGCGGTGATGCCAAGCGCGGCCAGCGACGTCGCCGGATAAGGCGTATCGTCCGGTGCGACCACGATGTTGACGCCCATCCCGACTACGGCCGCAAGGCCGTCGGGGCTCTGCTCAGCCTCGATCAGGATGCCAGCGAGCTTCGCTTCACCCGCAAGCACATCGTTCGGCCACTTCAGTTGGAAGGATGCCGCCTCTCCGCAGACGCGCCGCAGCGCAGTCTCGAGCGCAAGCCCGGCCGCAAAACCAAGCGTGGCTGCGTGGGCCTGATCCGTCTCGATTGTCTCGATGACGCTGCAAGCCAGATTGCCCGGCGGCGAGATCCATGCCCGCTGCCGCCGCCCATGCCCCGCCGTCTGATGCGCGGTCGCAAGCCAGAGCGGCCCGCGCTCGCCGTCCCGCACGCGCGCGCGCGCCTCGGCATTGGTCGAGCCTGCGCTCTCGAAGCTGGCAAGGCGGTATTGTGCTGATCGTGCCCGGGGTCCGAGCGCGAAGACCATCAGAACAGCGACTTCGCAGCCGCCGTGGCCGCGCTGACAAGCGGACCCGGATAAGCGAAGTACAGAAGGTTGAAGACACCCGCGACCGTCAGCACCGTACGGAGCTCGCCGGCCATCGGATCGACTGCGCCGCGCGAGTCGTCGAAGTACATCGTCTTGATGATGGCGAGATAGTAGAAGGCGCCCACCACGCTCGTCAGCACGCCGATCACCGCGAGCGGATAGAGCCCGGCCTGAATGGCCGCGAGGAAAACGTAGAACTTCGCGAAGAAGCCTGCGAGCGGCGGAATGCCCGCGAGCGAGAACAACAGCATCGCGAACATGAAGGCGAGATACGGATTGGTCCGCGACAGGCCGGCAAAATCGCTGATCTGCTCGAACGACTGGCCGTTACGCTTCAGCGACAGAATGAACGCGAAGCTGCCGAAGGTCATCACCACATAGATCGCAAGATAGATGAGAACACCCTGCGCGCCCTGCGCCGTGCCGGCGGCAAGGCCCACCAATGCGAAACCCATGTGGCCGATCGAGGAATAGGCCATCAGGCGCTTGATGTTCTTCTGGCCGATCGCAGCAAAAGAGCCGAGCCCCATCGAGGCGATCGAAACGAAGGTGATGATCTGCTGCCAGTCGTGCGTGACGTTCGGGAACGCGGTGAGCAACACGCGCACCAGCATCGCGAGAGCGGCGACCTTCGGGGCGGACGCAAAGAAGGCCGTGACCGGCGTCGGCGCGCCTTCGTAAACGTCGGGCGTCCACATATGGAACGGCACGACCGAAATCTTGAAGCAGAGCCCGACCAGCAGGAACACGATGCCGAACATCACGCCGATGCTGCCGGTCTTCGCCACGGCGGCAATGCCGGCGAAGTCTACGGTGCCGGTGAAGCCATAGATCAGCGAGGCGCCGTACAGCATCATGCCCGAGGACAGCGCGCCGAGAACGAAATACTTCAGGCCTGCTTCCGTCGACTTCAGATTATCACGATGGCTTGCGGCGACGACGTAGAGCGGAAGGCTCATCAGTTCATAGCCGAGATAGAGCGAAATCAGATCCGCTGCCGAGATCAGCACCATCATGCCGACGCTCGAGAGCAGAACGAGGATCGAATATTCGAAAATCCGTGCCTGATTGGTGAGGAAGCCACGTGAAATGATCAGCGTCGCAGCCGAGGCGATCAGCATCACCGTCTTGAGAAAACGTGCGTAATCGTCGACGACGAAGCTGCCGCCGAAGGTGACAAGCTTGCCGGCCGGCAGGCACCATTCGAGCACGATCGTCACAGCAAGAAGGACGACCGCAAGCCCCGTGACGATGGTGACCGAACGCTCACCGCGAAACGCGCCGAGCATGAGAAGCGCCATCGCGCCAACCGCGAGCACGATCTCGGGCAGAACCGGAAGCAGCGAATAATCTGCGAGGTTGAAGTTCATTCCTGCGCCCTGCTCTTAAGGTAATGCCGCGGCTTTAACGGCACTGATCGCCGCACCGTAATTCTCGACGAGTTGGTGAACCGACGCCGCCGACAGATCCAGCACCGGCTTCGGATAGACGCCAAACAGAATGGTGAGGATGATGAGCGGCACGAACAGCGTGATCTCGCGCCCCGTC encodes:
- a CDS encoding lipoprotein-releasing ABC transporter permease subunit, translating into MSEPVRTAPFAAFEWLISARYLRARRKEGFISVIAGFSFLGIMLGVATLIIVMAVMNGFRKELLDKILGLNGHLLVQPLESPLTDWKDVADRINGVTGVRLAAPIVEGQALASSPFNASGVLVRGIRSADLDKLTSIAKNIKQGTLEGFDEGQGVAIGRRLADQLSLRAGDTVTLVAPRGAVTPMGTTPRIKPYKVAAVFEIGMSEYDSSFVFMPLVEAQAYFNRPSDVTAIEIYTDNPDKVDAYRKSVAEAAERPIFMVDWRQRNSTFFNALQVERNVMFLILTLIVLVAALNIISGLIMLVKDKGSDIAILRTMGATQGSIMRIFLITGAAIGVVGTLVGFLLGVVVCLNIETIRQFISWLTNTELFSPELYFLSKLPAEISAGETAAVVIMALTLSFLATLYPSWRAARLDPIEALRYE
- a CDS encoding copper chaperone PCu(A)C; its protein translation is MQKMMRIFGGAMMVLAVGVVTPASARDVKAGDLTVVQPWARATPAGAKVGGAYLSITNNGKTADRLTGVSMSSADHVEIHEMKMDGGVMKMRPLPNGVEVKPGQTVKLNPEGNHLMLMGLKAPLKQGSIIEGTLHFEKAGAVDVGFTVESIGAKAPGAGDHGSGAIKGDSTHKGH
- the proS gene encoding proline--tRNA ligase, with translation MRLTRYFLPILKETPKEAEIASHRLMLRAGMLRQEAAGIYAWLPLGFRVLKKIERIVREEQNRAGAIELLMPTLQLADLWRESGRYDAYGPEMLRIADRHKRELLYGPTNEEMITEIFRSYVKSYRNLPLNLYHIQWKFRDEQRPRFGVMRGREFLMKDAYSFDLDEAAARLSYNKMFVAYLRTFARMGLKAIPMRAETGPIGGDLSHEFIVLAETGESGVFCNKDVLDLPVPGEDVDYDSDLTPIIKQWTELYAATEDVHDAARYETEVPAEKRVNTRGIEVGQIFYFGTKYSDSMKALVVGPDGVEKPVHSGSYGVGVSRLVGAIIEACHDENGIKWPEAVAPFTVAILNLKQGASDTDAACEKLYRALTANGVDVLYDDTDQRPGGKFATADLIGIPWQILIGPKGLAEGKVEIKCRADGSRELMSPEDALARFGAKA
- a CDS encoding glycosyl hydrolase, with protein sequence MKQILRNGWIVCAAAVLGLGAVQAHGHKSGSHGDAAACAEVALRCATKVTPAFGPDGKLWVVMMAGGRIAVAHSADAGKTFSAPIAVTNKTLDLDWGPDARPKIVVDKQGELIVAFAAFRDKAFNGEVFTTRSIDGGASFEPMKPITSDKTSQRFAALALDSDGSVFAAWLDKRNRAPAKKKGEAYDGAALFFATSKDGAVYSKANLAKDNTCECCRIGVAFAGPGQPVVIFRNIFDGSVRDHAVITFKDAATPGPLHRVSNDNWKISACPHQGPSLSIASTGTYHATWYTNGKARQGLFYARSTDGGATFSEPVALGDPARNPSRGIVLATAKGTYVAWKEFDGEKTTVKAMQSADDGKTWSPPQVIATTADTSDHPLLVSYGRNVFLSWMTKADGYRFQQIGQGS
- a CDS encoding TlpA family protein disulfide reductase, with the protein product MMRYAFVALLGLLVLASNATSASATEIKPFERGSWQAIRAAHAGRPTLVHFWGVTCGPCKVELPELGKFAKAHPGIDVVMIDADLVPNSIQAVTAMLDKAGLDKTERWMFGDSYAERLRYEIDPKWQGDIPRTLLITADGTITTIEGSADISNLEKWAASEGKK